A portion of the Hymenobacter gelipurpurascens genome contains these proteins:
- a CDS encoding Gfo/Idh/MocA family protein produces the protein MSQVPPQPSRREFIKQGAAAVATFMIVPRFVLGGKGYTAPSDQLVIAGVGVGGKGESDLAAFAKTGKVRIGYLCDVDDRRAAKSRQAFPQAKYYKDWRQLLDKEAKNFDAVSVSTPDHNHAPVTLAAMQLGKHVYVQKPLTHDLYEARALTEAARRYPVVTQMGNQGASGDGVRQLQEWYDANLIGKVHTVYCWTDRPVWPQGIAWPTGAATVPPELDWDLWLGTAPFRPYVDKLVPFNWRGWWEYGTGALGDMGCHLLEAPFRVLGLQYASAVQASVGSVYVDEFKRGYFPESCPPSSHVTLTFPATKKNKREVTVHWMDGGIQPERPEELGPNELFGDGGNGILFVGKKGKMMASTYAADPRLLPLSRNQEVEVKPTLARVPDSANGHYAQWVEACIAGHGKQPVSSPFETAGPLTEALLMANLAIRGYDLQRPKTTGPGFDYPGRGIELLWDPQQLRVTNFDEVNRFVKRDYRPGWQ, from the coding sequence ATGAGCCAAGTTCCTCCCCAGCCCTCCCGGCGCGAATTTATTAAGCAGGGTGCCGCCGCCGTAGCCACGTTCATGATTGTGCCGCGCTTCGTGCTGGGGGGCAAAGGCTACACCGCCCCCAGCGACCAGCTGGTCATTGCCGGCGTGGGGGTTGGCGGCAAAGGCGAAAGCGACCTGGCCGCGTTTGCTAAAACCGGAAAAGTGCGCATTGGCTACCTCTGCGACGTAGACGACCGACGGGCGGCCAAGTCCAGGCAGGCATTTCCGCAGGCGAAGTACTACAAAGACTGGCGGCAGCTGCTGGATAAGGAAGCCAAGAACTTCGATGCCGTGTCGGTGTCTACGCCCGACCACAACCACGCTCCCGTGACGCTGGCCGCCATGCAGCTGGGCAAGCACGTGTACGTGCAAAAGCCCCTCACCCACGACCTCTACGAAGCCCGCGCCCTGACGGAAGCCGCCCGGCGCTACCCCGTGGTGACGCAGATGGGCAACCAGGGTGCCTCCGGCGACGGCGTGCGGCAGCTGCAGGAGTGGTACGATGCCAACCTCATCGGGAAAGTGCACACCGTGTACTGCTGGACCGACCGCCCCGTGTGGCCCCAGGGCATTGCCTGGCCAACAGGGGCCGCCACCGTGCCGCCGGAGCTGGACTGGGACCTGTGGCTGGGCACGGCGCCTTTCCGCCCCTACGTAGATAAACTCGTGCCCTTCAACTGGCGCGGATGGTGGGAATACGGCACCGGTGCCCTCGGCGACATGGGCTGCCATCTGCTGGAAGCGCCCTTCCGGGTACTAGGCCTGCAATACGCCAGCGCGGTGCAGGCCAGCGTGGGCAGCGTATATGTAGATGAGTTTAAGCGCGGCTATTTCCCCGAGAGCTGCCCGCCTTCCAGCCACGTCACGCTCACGTTTCCGGCCACCAAAAAGAACAAGCGAGAAGTTACGGTGCACTGGATGGACGGCGGCATTCAGCCCGAGCGCCCCGAGGAACTGGGCCCGAATGAGCTGTTTGGCGATGGCGGCAACGGCATTCTGTTTGTGGGCAAAAAGGGCAAGATGATGGCCAGTACCTACGCCGCCGATCCGCGCCTGCTGCCTCTCTCTCGCAATCAGGAGGTGGAGGTGAAGCCCACGCTGGCCCGCGTGCCGGACAGCGCCAATGGGCACTACGCGCAGTGGGTAGAAGCCTGCATTGCCGGCCACGGCAAGCAACCAGTTAGCTCCCCCTTTGAAACGGCCGGCCCACTGACGGAAGCCCTACTAATGGCCAACCTTGCTATCCGGGGCTATGATTTGCAGCGGCCCAAAACCACCGGCCCCGGCTTCGACTATCCCGGCCGCGGCATTGAGCTGCTCTGGGACCCGCAGCAGCTGCGCGTCACCAACTTCGACGAGGTGAACCGTTTCGTGAAGCGCGACTACCGGCCCGGCTGGCAATAA
- a CDS encoding YybH family protein, whose translation MDALTTTIMDEIRQANKTFEQTFGKGDGMGMARLYTSDGMLLPTGSEPVQGHEGIAAFWQGAMQMGIKEANLRSVEVEQLNPDTAIEMGNYQLFGHNHQILDHGKYVVVWKHEGNNWKLHRDIWNSSQGA comes from the coding sequence ATGGATGCATTGACGACAACAATTATGGACGAGATTCGGCAAGCCAACAAAACCTTCGAGCAGACCTTCGGGAAAGGCGACGGCATGGGCATGGCCCGACTCTATACTTCCGATGGTATGCTGCTACCCACCGGCAGCGAGCCTGTGCAGGGCCACGAGGGCATTGCCGCTTTCTGGCAGGGCGCCATGCAAATGGGCATCAAAGAGGCCAACCTGCGCTCCGTGGAAGTAGAGCAGCTGAACCCCGATACGGCCATCGAAATGGGCAACTATCAGCTATTCGGCCATAATCATCAGATCCTCGACCACGGAAAATACGTGGTGGTCTGGAAACACGAAGGCAACAATTGGAAGCTGCACCGCGACATCTGGAACAGCAGCCAGGGGGCCTAG
- a CDS encoding DoxX family protein, translated as MDRANAYAPYAYALLRIVVGLLFAMHGSQKLLGVPGDGQTVEIASLMGVAGIIELVGGLLIMVGFLTRIAAFLASGLMAVAYFMAHAPQHALPIVNKGELAVVFCFVFLYIAAQGAGIWSIDNMLGSRRPASAGV; from the coding sequence ATGGACCGCGCTAACGCTTATGCCCCATATGCTTATGCTCTGCTCCGCATTGTGGTAGGCCTCCTGTTCGCCATGCACGGCAGCCAGAAGCTACTCGGTGTCCCCGGAGACGGCCAAACCGTAGAAATTGCCTCTTTGATGGGCGTGGCCGGCATCATTGAGTTGGTGGGTGGCCTCTTGATCATGGTCGGTTTCTTGACGCGCATTGCGGCCTTCCTGGCCAGCGGCCTGATGGCCGTAGCCTATTTTATGGCCCATGCCCCACAACACGCACTGCCCATTGTGAACAAGGGCGAGCTGGCCGTAGTATTCTGCTTCGTGTTCCTGTACATCGCGGCCCAGGGCGCGGGCATCTGGAGCATTGATAATATGCTTGGCTCGCGCCGGCCGGCCAGCGCTGGCGTGTAG
- a CDS encoding porin family protein has translation MLNTSALFLGVVLTGTLVASATQAQHLQEVGVAGSFNVNQTWAKQRTLTLGSSTLYTDTDRARDDDTGNRASLYARVGLGKGSFFVQPEVAYTSVLGNQYTLEFPRGYFSYAHRIRRLEVAALAGYHLTDKFYLVAGPVLAVNKREKTVLNGLESWQPAYTSLETSPEHVQLLGQLGMGVRLWRFDVGARYEHSLTPYTKHLRFDNQTYAYQQSTNQYILSVGFLLFDKNLPWKK, from the coding sequence ATGCTTAACACTTCTGCTCTATTCCTAGGGGTGGTACTGACGGGTACGCTAGTGGCTTCCGCAACCCAGGCCCAACACCTGCAAGAGGTAGGTGTAGCGGGAAGCTTCAACGTCAATCAAACCTGGGCCAAACAACGCACACTAACGCTGGGCAGCTCCACTCTGTACACCGACACCGACAGGGCCCGCGATGATGACACTGGCAACCGGGCCAGCCTGTATGCTCGTGTAGGGCTCGGGAAAGGCAGCTTTTTTGTGCAGCCGGAAGTGGCCTACACGAGTGTGCTGGGCAATCAATACACACTAGAGTTTCCGCGGGGCTACTTTAGCTATGCCCACCGAATTCGGCGCCTGGAGGTGGCTGCTTTAGCGGGCTATCATCTCACGGATAAGTTCTATCTGGTAGCCGGTCCAGTGCTGGCAGTCAATAAGCGCGAAAAAACAGTACTGAACGGCCTGGAGAGCTGGCAACCGGCCTACACCAGCCTGGAAACCAGCCCTGAGCATGTGCAGTTGCTAGGGCAGCTAGGCATGGGCGTGAGGCTTTGGCGCTTCGACGTAGGTGCCCGCTACGAGCACAGCCTCACGCCCTACACTAAACATCTCCGCTTCGATAACCAGACTTACGCCTACCAGCAAAGCACCAATCAGTATATACTCTCAGTGGGATTTTTGCTCTTCGACAAAAACCTCCCCTGGAAGAAATAA
- a CDS encoding nucleotidyltransferase family protein, which yields MTASDQYILEVIARRSVTPVHLGDARLYSILSIIRNWAGSALNDIKLSGSSAKNLVVQGQPDTDIFISIKSSSDATLKTIYESLNSTLRSNGIIASKRTVALNINYNGLDIDLVPGKVQPGYKIWHSLYNSESDSWLQTNIDEHIKIVKNSGRDQEIRAIKIWAKQNQLKFPSLYLESLVIDALYNRSKENLATNIFIVFKFLNENVELRRVVDPANTNNVLSSYMLTSREKQNIAKAAGKAYNENYWNNIIN from the coding sequence ATGACAGCTTCGGATCAATATATACTTGAAGTAATTGCACGCAGATCAGTTACCCCTGTGCACCTAGGAGACGCGCGACTGTATTCCATATTATCTATTATCAGAAATTGGGCTGGCAGTGCTCTAAATGACATAAAACTTTCTGGATCTTCAGCTAAAAACTTAGTTGTACAAGGTCAGCCAGACACGGATATATTTATATCAATAAAAAGTTCCTCGGATGCCACACTTAAAACCATATACGAATCATTAAATAGCACGTTGAGGTCTAATGGTATTATAGCAAGTAAAAGAACAGTAGCTCTTAATATTAATTATAATGGACTGGACATAGACCTAGTACCAGGGAAAGTACAACCCGGATATAAAATTTGGCACAGCCTTTATAATTCCGAATCAGATAGCTGGCTCCAAACTAATATAGATGAGCATATTAAAATAGTAAAGAATTCAGGCAGGGATCAAGAAATACGAGCTATCAAGATCTGGGCAAAGCAAAACCAATTAAAATTTCCTTCACTATACCTTGAATCTCTGGTTATAGACGCATTGTACAACAGAAGCAAAGAAAATTTAGCCACCAACATATTCATAGTATTCAAATTTCTAAATGAAAACGTCGAATTAAGAAGAGTGGTTGACCCAGCTAATACGAATAATGTTTTATCATCCTATATGCTTACAAGCAGAGAAAAACAAAACATTGCTAAAGCAGCAGGAAAGGCATATAATGAAAATTATTGGAATAACATCATAAATTAA
- a CDS encoding ankyrin repeat domain-containing protein, with amino-acid sequence MDFTSSRPEDLLIDAARKGDVGHLQELIASGLDVNIQNGKGFTPLIVAAYDDQLEATRLLLQAGADPNVQDVSGNTALMGVSFKGYPEVARLLIEHGAQLDVQNGNGGTALMFATLFGRNNIVPILLQAGADINVQDVRGLTAPDLAVQQGNEEALQIFDKHFGHQPS; translated from the coding sequence ATGGATTTTACTTCTTCCCGGCCCGAAGATTTGCTGATTGATGCCGCCCGAAAAGGCGATGTAGGCCACCTGCAGGAGCTTATTGCAAGCGGATTGGATGTGAATATCCAGAATGGCAAAGGCTTCACGCCGCTGATTGTGGCCGCCTACGACGACCAGCTGGAAGCTACCCGTTTGCTGCTGCAAGCCGGCGCCGACCCCAACGTTCAAGACGTATCCGGTAATACTGCCCTGATGGGCGTCAGCTTCAAGGGCTACCCGGAGGTGGCCCGGCTCCTCATTGAGCACGGTGCCCAGCTAGATGTGCAAAACGGCAACGGCGGCACCGCCCTCATGTTTGCCACCTTATTCGGCCGCAACAACATCGTTCCCATATTGCTGCAGGCCGGCGCCGACATCAACGTGCAAGATGTGCGCGGCCTCACTGCCCCCGACCTCGCCGTGCAGCAAGGCAACGAAGAAGCACTGCAGATTTTCGATAAGCATTTTGGGCATCAGCCTTCCTAG
- a CDS encoding SulP family inorganic anion transporter: MSKATSASRFLDFSYFKNDLQGGFVSFLVAVPLCLGIALASGAPLFAGIIAGIVGGLVVGALSKSALSISGPEAGLILVVVSALESLGSFGALQLAVCVAGLMQVVMGVARAGIISNFIPSSVIKGMLAAIGIILIMKQLPHLLGYDADAAETLALFPKTGSTILALLETAVHHIQPTGLGIAVLALAVLVLWEQAIIKQHPVLSKVPGALVVVVLGVAANQLVLALSPAYALGGTHLVQLPVVSSVADFQGLFTLPDFSQLTNSKVYIAALSIALVASLEALLAIEATDELDPLKRKTPTNRELKAQGVGNLVSGLLGGLPLTSVIVRSSVSLNAGARTKVAALLHGTFLLVSVLLFPKLLNMVPWAALAAILLVTGYKLTRISIFREQLKGGVMEFVPFAVTIVAILATDLLIGIGIGAAVGIFFILRESYRNAHFFEHHTVDGRDKIRISLGEHVSFLNKASILTVLKDIPENATLEIDGTNSAFIDRDIISAIENFRETARQRNIQVVFLRKADDYSQNLAEQRQVSEPEAEFEAYYKLFDNDRNWVGEKLRHAQHPASELSTDAPKFLFIGCCDSRVPASEIIGTAPGDVFVHRNVANLVVSTDLNLMSVLEYAVEVLGVEHVVVCGHYGCGGVRVAMEAQEPGMLTSWLSNVRDVMQRNSAELNALETDEDRYRRLVELNVIEQVYNLYQTSAVLQARQQNRPLHLHGWVYDSHAGRIEDLQVDTRRDFAEYDTVLRYQLRPEGLSRLSGNLHQPPAIFSVSTGSTYGPIIAIPPLSSDAPLGTP; this comes from the coding sequence TCTACAGGGAGGCTTTGTCTCGTTTCTGGTGGCGGTACCGCTGTGCCTAGGCATTGCGCTGGCTTCCGGAGCACCGTTGTTTGCGGGTATTATTGCCGGGATAGTGGGAGGGCTGGTAGTAGGGGCGCTGAGCAAGTCGGCGCTGAGTATTTCGGGTCCGGAGGCCGGGCTGATTCTGGTGGTCGTGAGTGCGCTGGAGTCGCTTGGTTCGTTTGGGGCGCTGCAATTGGCGGTGTGCGTGGCGGGGCTGATGCAGGTGGTGATGGGCGTGGCCCGGGCCGGCATCATCAGCAACTTCATTCCTTCGTCGGTAATCAAGGGTATGCTGGCTGCAATCGGCATTATCCTTATCATGAAGCAGCTGCCTCATTTGCTGGGCTACGATGCCGACGCGGCCGAAACACTGGCCTTGTTCCCCAAAACCGGCTCGACCATTCTGGCCCTTTTAGAAACGGCCGTGCATCACATTCAGCCCACCGGCTTGGGCATTGCGGTGCTGGCGCTGGCGGTGCTGGTGCTTTGGGAGCAGGCCATTATCAAGCAGCACCCGGTACTCTCGAAAGTGCCGGGCGCACTGGTGGTGGTAGTGCTGGGCGTGGCGGCCAACCAGCTGGTGCTGGCCCTGAGCCCGGCCTATGCGTTGGGCGGCACGCACTTGGTGCAGCTGCCGGTAGTAAGTAGTGTTGCCGATTTTCAGGGACTGTTCACGCTACCCGATTTCAGCCAGCTCACCAATAGCAAGGTGTACATAGCGGCCCTGTCTATTGCGCTGGTAGCCAGTCTGGAGGCCCTGCTAGCCATTGAGGCCACCGACGAGCTGGACCCGCTCAAGCGCAAAACGCCCACCAACCGCGAGCTGAAAGCCCAGGGCGTCGGCAACCTGGTAAGTGGCCTACTGGGTGGCCTACCGCTAACCTCCGTGATTGTGCGCAGCTCCGTGAGTCTCAATGCCGGTGCGCGCACCAAGGTGGCGGCGCTGCTGCACGGCACGTTTTTGCTGGTGAGCGTGCTGCTGTTCCCGAAGCTGCTGAACATGGTGCCGTGGGCCGCGCTGGCCGCTATTCTGCTGGTTACGGGCTATAAGCTCACGCGCATCAGCATTTTCAGGGAGCAACTGAAGGGGGGCGTTATGGAGTTTGTGCCGTTTGCCGTGACCATCGTGGCCATTCTGGCTACCGACCTGCTGATTGGCATCGGCATCGGGGCGGCGGTGGGCATCTTCTTTATCCTGCGCGAAAGCTACCGCAACGCCCATTTCTTCGAGCACCATACCGTGGATGGGCGCGATAAAATCCGCATCAGCCTTGGCGAGCATGTGTCGTTCCTCAACAAGGCTAGCATCCTGACGGTGCTCAAGGATATCCCGGAAAACGCCACCCTCGAAATCGACGGTACCAACTCGGCCTTTATTGATCGGGATATTATCAGTGCCATCGAAAACTTCCGTGAAACGGCTCGCCAGCGCAACATTCAGGTGGTGTTTCTGCGCAAAGCCGACGATTACTCTCAGAACCTTGCCGAGCAGCGCCAGGTAAGCGAGCCGGAAGCCGAGTTCGAGGCCTACTACAAGCTTTTCGACAACGACCGCAATTGGGTAGGGGAGAAGCTTCGGCATGCCCAGCACCCGGCTTCTGAGCTGAGCACCGATGCCCCCAAGTTCCTGTTCATCGGGTGCTGCGACAGCCGCGTGCCAGCCAGCGAAATCATCGGGACGGCGCCCGGCGACGTATTTGTGCACCGCAACGTAGCCAATCTGGTGGTGAGTACCGATCTGAACCTGATGTCGGTGCTGGAATACGCGGTGGAAGTGTTGGGCGTGGAGCATGTGGTGGTGTGCGGGCACTATGGCTGCGGCGGTGTGCGCGTAGCCATGGAGGCCCAGGAGCCCGGCATGCTCACGAGCTGGCTCAGCAATGTGCGCGATGTGATGCAGCGCAACAGCGCTGAGCTCAACGCCTTGGAAACCGACGAAGACCGCTACCGCCGCCTGGTAGAGCTGAACGTGATTGAGCAGGTGTATAACCTCTACCAAACCAGCGCCGTGCTGCAGGCGCGCCAGCAGAACCGCCCCCTGCATCTCCACGGCTGGGTCTACGATTCGCACGCTGGCCGCATTGAGGACCTGCAAGTAGATACCCGCCGCGATTTTGCCGAGTACGACACGGTGCTGCGCTACCAGCTGCGCCCCGAAGGGTTGTCTCGCCTCAGCGGCAACCTGCATCAGCCACCCGCTATTTTCTCGGTCTCTACGGGCAGCACCTACGGCCCCATCATCGCTATTCCGCCCTTGAGCAGCGACGCCCCACTGGGCACGCCCTAA
- a CDS encoding SIR2 family NAD-dependent protein deacylase, with translation MAAARRDIKRKETNVGPYIRKEYPSSDENFENLVHNWTHLKDDIVLFLGAGASIGAKNIDNEFLPSAYELRNEIWKKFMLRPDEKDTYDFSELTLMTLENAASLAQIKGSRRLLENFLAKRFQVDKTLWHHSTLKYLYPKSIFTTNYDNLIEIGYRHSNSNHPPIHPVFNNSPQLNNKHVPLYKPHGSIEFPNANVKEGGFVITQFDYYEIIKSRKEMLEKFLTDIQDKTVIFIGYSFMDLDISSILYNLNRSANCQCWYAVFPRNDADVRNMLREKFGIRQINRTFFDFIIDLDEAIDFIPSEQKFNKVDLSFYQN, from the coding sequence ATGGCTGCTGCTCGGAGAGACATTAAGAGAAAGGAAACTAATGTAGGGCCTTACATTAGGAAGGAATATCCTTCTTCTGATGAAAATTTTGAAAATTTAGTACACAACTGGACACACCTAAAAGATGATATTGTTCTTTTCTTAGGAGCCGGGGCCTCTATTGGAGCTAAGAATATTGACAATGAATTTCTTCCTAGTGCTTATGAATTAAGAAATGAGATATGGAAAAAATTTATGCTCCGACCCGACGAGAAAGACACATATGATTTTTCTGAGCTAACACTGATGACATTAGAAAATGCCGCTAGTTTAGCTCAAATAAAAGGCTCAAGGAGGTTACTTGAAAACTTTTTGGCTAAAAGGTTTCAAGTAGATAAAACTTTGTGGCATCACTCAACCCTCAAATACTTATATCCAAAATCCATATTCACTACAAATTATGATAATTTGATAGAAATTGGATATAGACACTCTAATTCGAATCACCCACCTATTCATCCAGTTTTCAATAATAGTCCCCAGCTTAACAACAAACATGTGCCGTTGTATAAACCACATGGATCAATCGAATTTCCAAATGCAAATGTAAAAGAAGGAGGCTTTGTTATTACACAGTTCGATTATTACGAAATTATCAAGAGCAGGAAGGAAATGCTAGAAAAATTCTTGACCGATATACAAGATAAAACTGTTATTTTTATTGGATATAGTTTTATGGACTTAGATATTTCTTCAATACTCTACAATTTAAATAGATCAGCCAATTGCCAATGCTGGTACGCTGTATTTCCAAGAAATGATGCTGATGTCAGAAATATGCTTCGCGAAAAATTTGGAATAAGGCAGATAAACAGAACATTTTTCGATTTTATTATCGATCTAGATGAAGCTATTGACTTCATACCTAGCGAACAAAAATTTAATAAAGTAGATTTAAGCTTTTATCAGAACTAA
- a CDS encoding VOC family protein, with product MRYHPLRAAILVLAFVNSYWATAQTRPAINHVALYVHDLQKSTDFYRNVLGLQQIPEPFKDGRHVWLRMGRHSQLHLIQGAAAVEEHAKDTHLAFRVKDMQKFMAHLDQATTRYGSWTGEAKQLTTRPDGVKQVYLQDPDNFWIEVNDDRF from the coding sequence ATGAGATACCACCCTCTGCGCGCCGCTATCTTGGTACTGGCCTTCGTCAATTCCTACTGGGCAACTGCTCAAACGCGCCCCGCCATCAACCACGTGGCCCTGTATGTGCACGACTTGCAGAAAAGCACGGATTTCTACCGAAATGTGCTAGGGCTGCAGCAAATCCCGGAGCCTTTCAAAGACGGCCGGCACGTGTGGCTACGGATGGGACGGCACAGCCAGCTCCACCTTATTCAGGGTGCCGCCGCAGTAGAGGAGCACGCCAAAGACACGCATCTGGCCTTTCGGGTGAAAGACATGCAGAAATTCATGGCCCACCTCGACCAGGCTACCACGCGGTACGGCAGCTGGACCGGCGAAGCAAAGCAACTAACTACCCGCCCCGATGGCGTAAAACAGGTATATCTGCAGGACCCCGATAATTTCTGGATAGAAGTCAACGACGACCGATTCTAA